The Yoonia sp. SS1-5 genome contains a region encoding:
- the efp gene encoding elongation factor P yields the protein MPKINGNEIRPGNVLEHDSGLWAAVKVDHVKPGKGGAFAQVELKNLRDGRKLNERFRSADKVERVRLDQKDQQFLFEADDMLTFMDTETYDQIALPADILGDRRPFLQDGMTVKIEYYGEEALNVTLPQKVTCKVVETEPVVKGQTAANSFKPATLDNGVRVMIPPFVGQDEDIVVNTETFEYAERA from the coding sequence ATGCCAAAAATCAATGGTAACGAAATTCGTCCCGGAAACGTTTTGGAACATGACAGTGGCCTTTGGGCTGCCGTCAAGGTGGACCATGTGAAACCGGGCAAGGGTGGCGCATTTGCGCAAGTTGAGCTGAAAAACTTGCGTGATGGTCGCAAGTTGAACGAGCGTTTCCGGTCCGCGGACAAGGTTGAACGCGTGCGGCTTGATCAAAAGGACCAGCAGTTCCTGTTCGAAGCGGATGATATGCTGACCTTCATGGATACAGAAACCTATGACCAGATCGCGTTGCCTGCTGATATTCTGGGGGACCGCCGTCCGTTCCTGCAGGACGGTATGACCGTCAAGATCGAATATTACGGCGAAGAGGCCCTAAACGTCACCTTGCCGCAAAAGGTAACCTGCAAAGTGGTCGAGACCGAACCGGTGGTCAAAGGTCAGACGGCTGCCAACAGCTTTAAGCCAGCCACGCTTGATAACGGCGTCCGGGTCATGATCCCGCCCTTTGTGGGGCAGGATGAGGATATCGTGGTCAATACCGAGACATTTGAATACGCCGAACGCGCCTAG
- a CDS encoding folate-binding protein YgfZ, which yields MTNRHVLAITGADRVSFLQGLVTNDVDKPAGTIIYAALLTPQGKYIADFFVIVESDQLLVDVADLLGPQLMQRLNMYRLRADVQITQTDLVVSRGTGPAPDGALADPRHPALGWRRYAPTLSRDETDWDKLRVMHTIPESGIELTPESYILEAGFEALNGVDFKKGCYVGQEIVARMKHKTELRKGLAKVRLTGSAQPGDAITADGKSVGTLHTISGDAGIAYLRFDRANGPMQAGDATVTRAT from the coding sequence ATGACCAATAGACATGTGCTCGCGATTACTGGCGCGGACCGGGTCAGCTTTCTGCAGGGATTGGTGACCAATGATGTGGACAAGCCCGCCGGCACGATCATTTATGCAGCCCTGCTGACGCCGCAGGGCAAATACATCGCGGACTTCTTTGTGATCGTCGAAAGCGACCAGTTGCTGGTGGATGTGGCTGACCTGCTGGGGCCGCAATTGATGCAGCGATTGAACATGTACAGATTGCGCGCGGATGTGCAGATCACCCAAACGGATCTGGTTGTATCCCGCGGCACGGGCCCCGCGCCTGACGGGGCTCTGGCCGATCCGCGGCATCCGGCGCTGGGATGGCGGCGCTACGCCCCTACCCTGTCACGCGATGAAACCGATTGGGACAAGCTGCGGGTGATGCATACGATCCCCGAAAGCGGGATCGAACTTACCCCCGAAAGCTATATCCTCGAGGCGGGGTTCGAGGCGCTGAACGGCGTTGACTTCAAAAAGGGATGTTATGTGGGCCAAGAGATCGTGGCGCGCATGAAACATAAAACCGAGCTGCGAAAAGGTCTGGCCAAGGTGCGTCTGACGGGATCGGCGCAGCCGGGCGATGCGATTACGGCAGATGGCAAGTCGGTGGGCACCCTGCACACTATCAGCGGTGACGCGGGCATCGCCTATCTGCGTTTTGATCGGGCCAATGGGCCGATGCAGGCGGGCGATGCCACCGTGACGCGCGCGACCTAG
- a CDS encoding ABC transporter ATP-binding protein, with amino-acid sequence MAINRPAPTDRRQSATALFWWLWQDYLRHRKGLLICAMLLMAIEGSMLALLSRMVQPMFDDVFAAGDKAALYWVGFGVMGIFVIRALTSSAQRILMTMIQQLAAADMRRDLLRHLMSLDSSFFQSHPPGQLIERVQGDVGVINSVWGSILTALSRDLISLVGLFSVALWIDWRWTLIAVVGIPLLVLPSLLVQQFIRRRAGQAREIAGRISTRLDEVFHGINPIKLNALEDYQAKRYDGLIDESVSAEVKTSVGQAAVPALIDIMTGLGFLGVLIYGGAEIISGEKTNGEFMAFFTAMSLAFDPLRRLGAMSGQWQRAAASVERLLAVLNIAPTILSPPVPLARPDGAPEITLQNVEMNYGELPVLRGATFTAAAGKTTALVGASGAGKSTIFNVLTRLVEPSSGMVRIDDKPIHEMKLTDLRGLFSVVTQDAALFDETLRDNILLGQTAIEEARLQQALDAAHVTDFLPMLSDGLDSPAGPRGSNLSGGQRQRVAIARALLRNTPILLLDEATSALDTKSEAIVQSALDELSAGRTTLVIAHRLSTVRNAHSIVVMDQGRVADQGTHEELLARGGIYADLHRLQFSKSKEGADDQ; translated from the coding sequence ATGGCAATCAACCGCCCAGCGCCCACAGACAGGCGACAATCAGCGACGGCCCTGTTCTGGTGGCTGTGGCAGGATTATCTGCGCCACCGCAAAGGGTTGCTGATTTGCGCGATGCTTTTGATGGCAATCGAAGGGTCGATGCTGGCACTGCTCAGCCGGATGGTGCAGCCGATGTTCGACGACGTGTTTGCGGCCGGGGACAAGGCCGCGCTCTACTGGGTTGGCTTTGGGGTGATGGGCATTTTCGTGATCCGGGCGCTGACCTCCTCGGCGCAACGCATCCTGATGACGATGATACAGCAACTTGCCGCTGCCGATATGCGGCGGGATCTGTTGCGGCACCTGATGTCGCTGGATAGCAGCTTTTTCCAAAGTCATCCTCCCGGGCAGTTGATTGAACGGGTCCAAGGGGATGTCGGGGTCATCAATTCGGTGTGGGGCAGCATTCTGACGGCCCTCTCGCGGGATCTGATCTCACTGGTTGGGCTGTTTTCGGTTGCGTTGTGGATTGATTGGCGCTGGACCCTGATCGCGGTCGTTGGAATCCCGCTGTTGGTTCTGCCATCCTTGCTGGTCCAGCAATTCATCCGCAGGCGGGCGGGTCAGGCCCGTGAAATTGCGGGGCGCATCTCGACCCGGCTGGATGAGGTCTTTCACGGGATCAACCCGATCAAGCTGAACGCGCTCGAAGACTATCAGGCCAAGCGCTATGATGGGCTGATCGACGAAAGCGTCTCTGCCGAGGTCAAAACATCTGTCGGGCAAGCCGCCGTGCCGGCCTTGATTGATATCATGACCGGGCTGGGGTTTCTGGGGGTGCTGATCTATGGCGGGGCCGAGATTATCTCGGGCGAGAAGACCAATGGCGAATTCATGGCGTTTTTCACCGCCATGTCGCTGGCTTTTGACCCGCTGCGCCGCCTTGGCGCGATGAGCGGTCAATGGCAGCGCGCGGCAGCCAGCGTCGAACGGCTGCTTGCGGTTCTCAATATTGCGCCAACCATCCTATCCCCGCCGGTACCACTTGCGCGGCCCGATGGCGCGCCCGAAATCACCTTGCAGAATGTCGAGATGAACTATGGCGAATTGCCAGTGCTGCGCGGTGCGACATTCACGGCCGCAGCAGGCAAGACAACTGCGCTGGTGGGGGCATCCGGGGCGGGCAAAAGCACGATCTTCAATGTTCTGACCCGCCTGGTCGAACCCTCCTCTGGCATGGTCCGCATCGACGACAAGCCCATCCACGAGATGAAGCTGACCGACCTGCGCGGGCTTTTTTCGGTTGTCACACAGGATGCAGCCCTGTTTGACGAGACCCTGCGCGACAACATCCTTCTGGGCCAGACCGCGATCGAAGAGGCCCGGTTGCAGCAGGCCCTTGATGCAGCCCATGTCACCGATTTTCTGCCAATGCTGTCTGACGGTCTTGACAGCCCCGCAGGGCCGCGCGGGTCCAACCTGTCGGGCGGGCAGCGCCAGCGGGTCGCCATCGCGCGCGCGCTGTTGCGCAATACACCGATCCTCTTGCTGGATGAGGCCACTAGCGCGCTCGACACCAAATCCGAAGCCATCGTGCAATCGGCGCTGGACGAGTTGTCGGCAGGGCGCACAACGCTTGTCATCGCCCACCGGCTATCCACCGTCCGCAACGCACATTCGATTGTCGTGATGGATCAAGGGCGGGTTGCCGATCAGGGCACACATGAAGAATTGCTGGCCCGCGGCGGGATCTATGCAGATCTGCACCGTCTGCAGTTCAGCAAATCAAAAGAGGGTGCAGATGACCAATAG
- a CDS encoding alanine--glyoxylate aminotransferase family protein has product MSDQIVYESSLMSLSQGRPYLAIPGPSVMPDQVLQAMHRASPNIYEGELHDLTHALIPDLKAVARTVHQVAIYIGNGHAAWEAALTNVLSPGDTVLVLATGQFCIGWGAVAEGLGCTVQTIDYGPQSPIDLTQVQAALAADQDGRIKAVLAVHVDTSTSVKNDIAGLRHVMDKTGHPALLMVDCIASLGCDRFEMDVWGVDVMVSACQKGLMTPAGISFVWYNDKAAAQRGACVTRYWDWAPRTAPEFYYQYFNGTAPTHHLYGLHAALGMIKAEGLDHVFARHARLAEAIWAAAEKWACDGGLALNIADPAYRSHAVTSIAMTSPDADRLRQWCEETCGLTLGIGLGRDPADAYFRIGHMGHVNAHMIMGVLGTINAGLRALDIPHGPGALDAASAVVAGADVTPP; this is encoded by the coding sequence ATGTCCGACCAGATCGTCTATGAAAGCAGTCTTATGTCATTGTCACAGGGCCGTCCCTATCTGGCCATTCCTGGCCCTTCCGTCATGCCCGATCAGGTCTTGCAGGCGATGCATCGCGCGTCCCCCAATATCTACGAAGGAGAGTTGCACGACCTGACCCATGCGCTGATCCCGGACTTGAAGGCGGTGGCCCGGACGGTGCATCAGGTTGCGATCTATATTGGCAATGGGCATGCGGCCTGGGAGGCCGCATTGACCAATGTCCTGTCCCCCGGTGACACCGTTCTTGTCCTGGCGACGGGCCAGTTTTGCATCGGCTGGGGCGCAGTGGCTGAAGGGTTGGGATGTACCGTTCAAACCATTGACTACGGCCCGCAATCACCCATCGACCTGACCCAGGTGCAAGCGGCGCTGGCGGCTGATCAGGACGGGCGCATCAAGGCGGTTCTGGCCGTTCATGTGGACACATCAACCAGCGTCAAGAACGATATCGCCGGTTTGCGGCATGTGATGGACAAGACAGGCCATCCTGCACTTTTGATGGTCGACTGCATCGCATCATTGGGCTGCGACCGGTTCGAAATGGACGTCTGGGGCGTCGATGTGATGGTCTCCGCCTGTCAGAAAGGATTGATGACGCCGGCGGGTATCAGTTTTGTCTGGTATAATGACAAAGCCGCCGCGCAGCGCGGCGCCTGTGTGACCCGGTATTGGGATTGGGCGCCACGCACCGCGCCCGAATTCTACTATCAATACTTCAATGGCACCGCCCCGACCCATCACCTGTACGGGTTGCATGCCGCGCTTGGCATGATCAAGGCCGAAGGTCTGGACCATGTCTTTGCCCGCCATGCCCGTCTGGCGGAGGCAATTTGGGCAGCGGCAGAGAAATGGGCCTGCGACGGGGGGCTGGCGCTGAATATCGCGGACCCGGCCTACCGGTCGCATGCGGTCACCTCCATCGCGATGACCTCACCCGATGCAGATCGTTTGCGGCAATGGTGCGAAGAGACTTGCGGCCTCACGCTTGGGATCGGTTTGGGGCGCGATCCGGCAGACGCCTATTTCCGCATCGGTCATATGGGTCATGTGAATGCGCATATGATCATGGGCGTGCTTGGCACGATCAATGCCGGGCTTCGGGCGCTTGATATACCGCATGGCCCCGGCGCGTTGGATGCGGCATCCGCCGTGGTTGCCGGGGCGGATGTCACGCCGCCTTGA
- a CDS encoding pyridoxal phosphate-dependent aminotransferase, with translation MRTPKLTPLAATLPATVPFVGPEAQERQRSRPFQARLGANESSFGPAPKAIAAMQAAASETWMYADPESHELRHAIANHHQVAPENIMIGEGIDALLGLAVRLYIGAGDPVVTSAGAYPTFNYHVAGFGGAIHSVPYKDDHEDPDALIDTAHTVGAKMIYIANPDNPMGSWHHGDVINRMIAGLPDGCMLVLDEAYIELAPADTAPAIDITTTNVMRMRTFSKAHGMAGARVGYVIGATETISAFNKVRNHFGMSRISQAGALAALEDPDWLADIRQKVEAARERIGAIARRHNLAPLPSATNFVTIDCGADGAFAREVLDQLIARDVFVRMPFVAPQNRCIRVSCGTTEQLDVFEAAFGPALSAAREKLG, from the coding sequence ATGAGAACACCCAAACTAACACCGCTCGCCGCAACGCTCCCCGCCACCGTCCCCTTTGTGGGCCCAGAGGCGCAGGAGCGGCAGCGCAGCCGCCCATTTCAGGCACGGCTTGGGGCGAATGAAAGCAGCTTTGGCCCCGCGCCCAAGGCCATCGCAGCCATGCAGGCCGCCGCATCCGAAACCTGGATGTATGCCGACCCCGAAAGCCATGAATTGCGCCACGCCATTGCAAACCACCATCAGGTCGCACCCGAAAACATCATGATCGGCGAAGGGATCGACGCGCTTTTGGGGCTGGCGGTACGTCTATATATCGGCGCCGGTGATCCGGTTGTCACCTCTGCGGGGGCGTATCCGACGTTCAACTACCATGTGGCCGGTTTTGGCGGAGCCATTCACAGCGTGCCCTACAAGGATGACCACGAAGACCCCGACGCGCTGATCGACACAGCACACACGGTCGGCGCCAAAATGATCTACATCGCCAATCCGGATAACCCGATGGGTAGCTGGCACCATGGTGACGTGATCAATCGCATGATCGCAGGGTTGCCCGATGGCTGCATGCTGGTGCTGGACGAGGCCTATATCGAACTCGCCCCCGCAGACACGGCCCCGGCAATTGACATCACGACCACCAACGTCATGCGGATGCGAACCTTTTCCAAGGCGCATGGGATGGCCGGGGCGCGGGTTGGCTATGTGATCGGCGCAACCGAAACAATCAGCGCCTTCAACAAGGTCCGAAATCATTTCGGGATGTCCCGCATCAGTCAGGCGGGCGCGCTTGCGGCGCTTGAGGATCCGGACTGGTTGGCCGATATCCGCCAGAAAGTGGAGGCTGCCCGCGAACGCATCGGCGCCATTGCGCGCCGGCACAACCTGGCACCACTGCCCTCAGCCACCAATTTCGTGACAATTGACTGCGGTGCGGATGGTGCATTTGCGCGCGAGGTGCTTGATCAACTGATTGCACGGGATGTCTTTGTGCGCATGCCATTTGTCGCACCGCAAAACCGGTGCATTCGGGTCAGTTGCGGCACAACCGAACAGCTTGATGTTTTTGAGGCGGCCTTTGGGCCCGCACTCAGCGCCGCTCGCGAAAAATTGGGGTGA
- a CDS encoding Tat pathway signal protein, producing MKMSRRGFLVSSGAALAARGLPQMARPGGRRILTLVYDKALGAMRAVERVVP from the coding sequence ATGAAGATGAGTAGACGCGGATTTTTGGTCAGTTCCGGGGCGGCCTTGGCGGCGCGTGGATTGCCGCAGATGGCCCGGCCTGGTGGGCGGCGGATATTGACGCTTGTCTATGACAAAGCGTTGGGCGCGATGCGGGCGGTGGAACGTGTGGTGCCATGA
- a CDS encoding valine--tRNA ligase, producing MAMEKFNAAEAEARIYKMWEEAGAFRAGANASRDETFTIMLPPPNVTGHLHVGHAFSQTLMDILIRWKRMQGYDTLWQPGLDHAGIAVQLMVEKHLAETQQPKRTEMGREKFLEKVWEWKADNGGMIEQQGRRLGNSLDWERSAFTMSGAESAPEGEKPGNFHDAVLKVFVDMYNNGLIYRGKRLVNWDPHFETAISDLEVENIEVDGHMWHFKYPLAGGETYEYVEKDEDGNVTLRETRDYISIATTRPETMLGDGAVAVHKDDPRYAPIVGKLCEIPVGPKEQRRLIPIITDPYPDMNFGSGAVKITGAHDFNDYEVAKRGNIPMYSLMDTKGHMRADGKPYAEEAATAQRIANGEEDFDENKIAAMNMVPEEYRGLDRFEARKRVVADITAEGNAVMIANPAFEAAEERDGDQNDVPETIPYVENKKIMQPFGDRSKVVIEPMLTDQWFVDAEKVVGPALDAVKEGRTKIMPESGEKVYYHWLENIEPWCISRQLWWGHQIPVWYGPSIEDISDDDVAGFAYNYKEPVHFCAVTVAEVQDMAMAYYTDLLGPDVKWVGIAEDASHAHDIGDEDGCMLPVALWRDPDVLDTWFSSGLWPFGTLGWPEQTDELKKYFPGDVLVTGQDILFFWVARMMMMSEAVMDDIPFHTVYLHQLVRDAQGKKMSKTTGNVIDPLDMIDAYGADALRFSNAQMAALGGVLKISEDRIKGYRNFGTKLWNAFSFADHYAIPYPGDPARTTATQTLNKWIIGETGKVRETVDAALAAYRFNDAADALYGFTWGKVCDWYLEFSKPILQGDDAGAKAETEQTLRWVLDQCLILLHPIMPFITEELWGMADQRAKMLIHADWPSYTADLVDADADREMNWVIGLIENTRSARAQVHVPAGAKVPLLVTGLDAKGQSAWDNNHVLIQRLARIESLEHVGSFPKGCVTIPMDGGTFGIPLEGLIDVDAEIGRLEKTMQKLAKELGGLRGRLNNPKFAASAPEDVVAEARENLRLREGEEAEIKAAIARLQELG from the coding sequence ATGGCGATGGAAAAATTCAACGCGGCCGAGGCAGAGGCCCGGATCTACAAGATGTGGGAAGAGGCTGGCGCCTTCCGCGCTGGCGCAAACGCATCGCGGGATGAAACCTTTACGATCATGCTGCCGCCCCCCAATGTCACCGGTCACCTGCATGTGGGCCACGCCTTTTCCCAGACCCTGATGGATATCCTGATCCGCTGGAAGCGCATGCAGGGCTACGACACGCTGTGGCAGCCGGGGCTGGACCACGCGGGCATCGCCGTGCAGCTGATGGTCGAAAAGCATCTGGCCGAAACCCAGCAACCCAAACGCACTGAAATGGGGCGCGAGAAATTCCTCGAAAAAGTTTGGGAATGGAAGGCCGACAATGGCGGCATGATCGAACAACAGGGCCGCCGTTTGGGCAATTCGCTGGATTGGGAACGGTCCGCCTTTACCATGTCAGGCGCCGAAAGCGCGCCCGAGGGCGAAAAGCCCGGCAACTTCCACGACGCCGTGCTCAAGGTCTTCGTGGATATGTATAACAATGGGCTAATCTATCGCGGCAAGCGCCTCGTGAACTGGGACCCGCATTTCGAAACGGCGATCTCCGACCTTGAAGTCGAGAATATCGAAGTTGACGGCCACATGTGGCACTTCAAATACCCGCTCGCCGGTGGGGAAACCTACGAATATGTCGAGAAAGACGAAGACGGCAACGTCACCCTGCGCGAGACCCGCGATTATATCTCAATCGCGACAACCCGCCCCGAAACCATGCTGGGCGATGGGGCCGTGGCCGTGCACAAAGATGATCCGCGTTATGCGCCCATCGTCGGCAAGCTGTGTGAAATCCCAGTTGGTCCCAAAGAACAGCGCCGCCTGATCCCGATCATCACCGACCCCTACCCCGATATGAATTTCGGGTCCGGTGCGGTGAAAATCACCGGCGCACATGATTTCAACGACTATGAGGTCGCCAAACGCGGCAACATCCCGATGTATTCGCTGATGGATACCAAAGGGCATATGCGGGCCGACGGCAAACCCTATGCCGAAGAAGCCGCCACCGCCCAGCGGATTGCCAATGGTGAAGAAGATTTTGACGAAAACAAGATCGCCGCCATGAACATGGTGCCGGAAGAGTATCGCGGGCTCGACCGGTTCGAGGCCCGCAAACGCGTCGTCGCCGACATCACGGCAGAGGGCAACGCGGTCATGATCGCAAACCCCGCCTTTGAGGCCGCCGAAGAGCGCGACGGCGACCAGAACGATGTGCCGGAAACTATTCCTTACGTCGAAAACAAAAAGATCATGCAGCCTTTCGGCGACCGGTCCAAGGTTGTGATCGAGCCAATGCTGACCGACCAATGGTTCGTCGACGCCGAAAAGGTCGTCGGCCCCGCGCTGGACGCGGTCAAGGAAGGCCGGACCAAGATCATGCCCGAGTCAGGCGAAAAGGTGTATTACCACTGGCTGGAAAACATCGAGCCTTGGTGCATCTCGCGCCAACTCTGGTGGGGGCACCAGATCCCGGTTTGGTATGGGCCAAGCATCGAAGATATCTCGGACGACGATGTGGCGGGTTTTGCATATAACTACAAAGAACCAGTACACTTCTGCGCGGTAACGGTGGCTGAGGTTCAAGATATGGCAATGGCCTATTACACCGACCTTCTAGGCCCTGATGTGAAATGGGTTGGCATTGCAGAGGATGCATCCCACGCCCACGACATTGGTGACGAAGATGGCTGCATGCTACCGGTTGCTCTGTGGCGCGACCCCGACGTCCTCGACACGTGGTTCTCTTCCGGTCTCTGGCCGTTCGGCACGCTCGGCTGGCCCGAACAAACGGACGAGCTGAAAAAATACTTCCCCGGTGATGTGCTTGTCACAGGGCAGGACATCCTATTCTTCTGGGTCGCCCGCATGATGATGATGTCAGAGGCGGTGATGGACGACATCCCCTTCCACACGGTCTATCTGCACCAACTGGTCCGCGACGCGCAGGGCAAGAAGATGTCGAAAACCACCGGCAACGTCATCGACCCGCTCGACATGATCGACGCCTACGGGGCCGACGCACTGCGGTTTTCCAATGCGCAAATGGCGGCCTTGGGCGGTGTTCTGAAAATCTCAGAGGATCGGATCAAAGGATACCGCAACTTTGGAACCAAGCTTTGGAACGCCTTCAGCTTCGCCGATCATTACGCCATTCCCTACCCTGGCGACCCGGCGCGCACCACCGCCACGCAAACACTCAACAAATGGATCATCGGTGAAACCGGCAAAGTGCGCGAAACCGTCGACGCCGCCCTCGCCGCTTACCGGTTCAACGACGCAGCCGATGCGCTTTATGGGTTCACTTGGGGCAAGGTTTGCGACTGGTATCTGGAATTTTCCAAACCCATCCTGCAGGGCGACGATGCCGGAGCCAAGGCCGAGACGGAACAAACCCTGCGCTGGGTTCTCGACCAATGCCTGATCCTGCTGCACCCAATCATGCCCTTCATCACCGAAGAGCTGTGGGGCATGGCAGACCAACGCGCCAAAATGCTGATCCATGCGGACTGGCCCAGCTACACCGCTGATCTGGTTGATGCGGATGCAGACCGGGAAATGAACTGGGTGATCGGGTTGATCGAAAACACCCGCTCTGCCCGCGCGCAGGTGCATGTACCCGCAGGCGCCAAAGTGCCGCTGCTGGTCACAGGGTTGGATGCCAAGGGGCAATCCGCCTGGGACAACAACCATGTGCTGATCCAACGGCTTGCCCGGATCGAAAGCCTAGAACATGTGGGTAGCTTCCCCAAAGGCTGCGTCACCATCCCCATGGACGGCGGCACTTTTGGTATTCCCCTCGAAGGGCTGATCGACGTGGATGCCGAAATCGGGCGGCTCGAGAAAACCATGCAGAAACTGGCCAAGGAGTTGGGCGGATTGCGTGGACGTCTGAACAACCCCAAATTCGCAGCCTCTGCGCCCGAGGATGTCGTGGCCGAAGCCCGCGAAAACCTGCGGCTGCGCGAAGGGGAAGAGGCCGAGATCAAAGCCGCCATCGCACGGCTGCAGGAACTCGGCTAA
- a CDS encoding DUF3592 domain-containing protein: protein MSKLKLTEPRSWFSLFLAHYGWAAMIAGLALLGLTIASTYNYRVGAEFARAGQSITAEVVDRDIEVDDGDKSYYLTFRFTPKGRVYAIRKKVGERYYNRHELGSSAEIYYLPRKPAIIQTYQGEYRNDGILLQVFALIAGVAACVGLVWSGGYANSAVKARRYGARIAAEVVSQEVVRDRHGDDSGDRRLIWRDADGRRGRSLPHGKAYLKSWPAGATIHVYRGPKRSWWEGDVGPRAPHPRPVPRVDQ, encoded by the coding sequence GTGTCAAAACTCAAGCTGACAGAACCACGCAGCTGGTTCAGCCTGTTTCTGGCCCATTATGGCTGGGCTGCGATGATTGCCGGGCTTGCCTTGCTGGGGCTGACGATTGCCAGCACCTATAATTACCGTGTCGGTGCGGAGTTTGCGCGCGCCGGCCAGTCGATCACAGCCGAGGTTGTCGATCGCGATATCGAGGTCGATGATGGCGACAAGAGCTATTACTTGACCTTTCGCTTTACCCCCAAGGGTCGGGTCTATGCGATCCGCAAAAAGGTGGGGGAGCGCTATTACAATCGGCATGAACTGGGCAGTTCGGCCGAGATTTATTATTTGCCCCGCAAGCCCGCCATCATTCAGACGTATCAGGGCGAGTATCGCAATGACGGTATTTTGCTGCAGGTCTTTGCCTTGATTGCCGGGGTTGCGGCGTGCGTCGGGCTTGTGTGGTCTGGGGGATATGCCAACAGCGCGGTCAAGGCCCGCCGCTACGGCGCACGGATCGCAGCGGAGGTTGTCAGCCAAGAGGTGGTTCGCGACCGGCATGGCGACGATTCCGGTGATCGGCGTCTGATCTGGCGTGATGCCGATGGGCGCCGGGGCCGGTCGCTGCCTCATGGCAAGGCCTATCTGAAAAGCTGGCCCGCTGGTGCGACGATCCATGTCTATCGTGGCCCCAAGCGCAGTTGGTGGGAGGGCGATGTCGGCCCGCGCGCGCCGCATCCGCGCCCGGTTCCCCGGGTCGATCAATGA